One segment of Ricinus communis isolate WT05 ecotype wild-type chromosome 8, ASM1957865v1, whole genome shotgun sequence DNA contains the following:
- the LOC8259744 gene encoding 40S ribosomal protein S12 isoform X2 translates to MSGEEGTAAVAAETATQPLGEAMDIMTALQLVLKKSLAHGGLARGLHESAKLIEKNAAQLCVIAEDCNQPDYVKLLKGLCADHGIGLLTVPSAKTLGEWAGLCKIDSEGKARKVVGCSCVVVKDYGEESEGLNVVQQHIKSH, encoded by the exons ATGTCAGg TGAAGAGGGTACAGCAGCTGTAGCAGCAGAGACGGCGACACAGCCACTTGGGGAGGCAATGGATATAATGACAGCATTGCAATTAGTATTAAAGAAATCATTAGCTCATGGAGGACTGGCTAGAGGTTTGCATGAATCAGCAAAACTTATAGAGAAAAACGCAGCTCAACTATGTGTAATAGCTGAGGATTGTAATCAGCCTGATTATGTTAAGCTTCTTAAAGGTCTTTGTGCTGATCATGGCATTGGTTTATTGACTGTCCCCAGTGCCAAAACCCTTGGTGAATGGGCTGGT TTGTGTAAGATTGATTCTGAAGGCAAGGCCAGGAAGGTTGTCGGTTGCTCTTGCGTCGTAGTTAAG GATTACGGCGAGGAAAGTGAAGGACTTAATGTTGTTCAGCAGCACATCAAGTCTCACTGA
- the LOC8259744 gene encoding 40S ribosomal protein S12 isoform X1 produces MSGRCSEEGTAAVAAETATQPLGEAMDIMTALQLVLKKSLAHGGLARGLHESAKLIEKNAAQLCVIAEDCNQPDYVKLLKGLCADHGIGLLTVPSAKTLGEWAGLCKIDSEGKARKVVGCSCVVVKDYGEESEGLNVVQQHIKSH; encoded by the exons ATGTCAGg TCGGTGCAGTGAAGAGGGTACAGCAGCTGTAGCAGCAGAGACGGCGACACAGCCACTTGGGGAGGCAATGGATATAATGACAGCATTGCAATTAGTATTAAAGAAATCATTAGCTCATGGAGGACTGGCTAGAGGTTTGCATGAATCAGCAAAACTTATAGAGAAAAACGCAGCTCAACTATGTGTAATAGCTGAGGATTGTAATCAGCCTGATTATGTTAAGCTTCTTAAAGGTCTTTGTGCTGATCATGGCATTGGTTTATTGACTGTCCCCAGTGCCAAAACCCTTGGTGAATGGGCTGGT TTGTGTAAGATTGATTCTGAAGGCAAGGCCAGGAAGGTTGTCGGTTGCTCTTGCGTCGTAGTTAAG GATTACGGCGAGGAAAGTGAAGGACTTAATGTTGTTCAGCAGCACATCAAGTCTCACTGA
- the LOC8259745 gene encoding probable CCR4-associated factor 1 homolog 7: MSLLLKGDSIQIREVWNDNLEEEFSLIREIVDEYSYIAMDTEFPGIVLRPVGNFKNSNEYHYQTLKDNVDMLKLIQLGLTFSDEQGNLPTCGTDKYCIWQFNFREFNVNEDVFANDSIELLRQSGIDFKKNNERGIDAMRFGELLMSSGIVLNDSVHWVTFHSGYDFGYLLKLLTCQNLPDTQLGFFNLINMYFPTLYDIKHLMKFCNSLHGGLNKLAELLEVERVGICHQAGSDSLLTACTFRKLKENFFSGSLEKYAGVLYGLGVENGQSTH; the protein is encoded by the coding sequence ATGTCGCTGTTGTTAAAAGGGGATTCTATTCAGATTCGCGAGGTTTGGAATGATAATCTTGAAGAagaattttctcttattcgtGAAATTGTTGATGAGTATTCCTATATAGCTATGGACACCGAGTTTCCAGGCATTGTGTTGCGTCCCGTAGGAAATTTCAAGAATAGTAATGAGTATCATTATCAAACTTTGAAGGATAACGTTGATATGTTGAAGTTGATTCAATTGGGTCTTACATTTTCAGATGAGCAAGGAAACTTACCCACGTGTGGAACTGATAAATATTGCATTTGGCAGTTCAATTTCCGTGAATTTAATGTGAATGAGGATGTTTTTGCAAATGATTCGATTGAACTTCTGCGGCAAAGCGGGATTGATTTTAAGAAGAATAATGAAAGGGGTATTGATGCTATGCGATTTGGTGAGCTGTTGATGTCATCAGGGATTGTTTTGAATGATAGTGTGCATTGGGTAACTTTCCACAGTGGTTATGATTTTGGTTACTTGCTTAAGCTCTTGACATGCCAGAATTTGCCTGATACACAACTGGGGTTCTTTAACTTGATCAATATGTACTTCCCCACCCTATATGATATCAAGCATTTGATGAAGTTTTGCAATAGCCTTCATGGAGGGTTGAATAAGCTTGCAGAGTTGTTGGAAGTGGAGAGAGTTGGGATATGTCATCAAGCAGGTTCAGATAGTTTGCTCACAGCTTGTACATTCAGGAAATTAAAAGAGAACTTCTTTAGTGGCTCCTTGGAAAAGTACGCCGGTGTGTTGTATGGTTTAGGTGTTGAGAATGGACAGAGTACTCATTGA